The genomic interval CGGCTGGTACACTGACGCAGAGATCCATGCAGCCGAACGTGAGCGCCGCTCGATGACCGCTTCCCCACCATCTGGCCCCATCCGACCGCTGGTGTCGGTCGTGATTGGCAGCTACAACCGCCGACCGTTCTTGCAGCAGGCCATCGAGACCGTGCGCGAGAACGGGGCCAACCTGAGCTACGAGACCATCGTCGTGGACGGCGGCTCGACCGACGGCTCGGTCGGCTGGCTGGTGAAGCAGAAGGACGTGGTCACCATCGTCCAGCACAATCGCGGCGAGTTTCGCGGCCAGCCGATCCGCCGCCGAAGCTGGGGCTACTTCATGAACCTCGGGTTCAAGAGCGCCCAGGGCCACTACATCCTGATGATCAGCGACGACTGCCTGCTGGTCCCCGGAGCGATGGAACGCGGAGTCGAGCATCTCCAGCAACTTAAGGCGGCCGGACGGAAGATCGGCGGTGGCGCGTTCTACTTCCGGAACTGGCCCAACGAGCGCGACTACTACGTGCAGCGCACGCTCGGCGGCAAGCTGATGGTCAACCACGGCCTCTACACACGCGTGGCACTGGAGGCGGTCGGCTTCGTGGA from Chloroflexota bacterium carries:
- a CDS encoding glycosyltransferase, with the translated sequence MTASPPSGPIRPLVSVVIGSYNRRPFLQQAIETVRENGANLSYETIVVDGGSTDGSVGWLVKQKDVVTIVQHNRGEFRGQPIRRRSWGYFMNLGFKSAQGHYILMISDDCLLVPGAMERGVEHLQQLKAAGRKIGGGAFYFRNWPNERDYYVQRTLGGKLMVNHGLYTRVALEAVGFVDEDRYGFYKADGDLCLKMWEAGFEVVDCPGAYVEHFEGANRAVRKSNRELLARDREAYRQRWEGIFWDPEGPELRDQLTAAFDDPHRTASRFPSDAPPLPKRLVRRAGSTGKRALGHLTRLVNA